From a region of the Vanrija pseudolonga chromosome 2, complete sequence genome:
- the MAL61_4 gene encoding Maltose permease MAL61 encodes MTTPSTHSDEKVEPGHNDGTAQWGSVDDAIAAERVEKNMSLAEGLKSYWKAALWSLAISGTIIMEGYDTSLLGNAFALPQFREKYGFYAGPKKGYQLKASWQTALGQAPTVGCIIGIFIASWAQDRFGYRRTLQVSLVLITGFIFIVFFAPTVEVLFVGELLCGLPWGAFSSSAVAYASDITPVGLRGYLTTYVTMCWTFGKYISAGVVYSVQGRKDEWAYRIPFAVQWAWPIPLLVLVTLAPESPWFLVRAGRHQEAERTVARLASSNAQVVPADVVAMMVRTNQIEKDAGVKTSHIECFKGTNLRRTEVSCVAWACTVLCGSALCSQPTYFFQQVGLNTQQSFQLNLGVRAMSVLGVAGSWVMITYFGRRPMFLIGLCINALIVLLVGVLSFPADHHPAARYAQAALVMVWVFVWDLSVTVTAYPIVGETPSTRMRAKTVGLARNFYNVVGIIAGILNTYMINSTAWNWRSRAGFFWFGTGLIAIVWTYFRLPETKGRSYRELDILFERRIPARKFGSAVVDEHDEK; translated from the exons ATGACGACTCCCAGCACCCACAGTGACGAGAAGGTTGAGCCGGGGCACAACGACGGTACGGCCCAGTGGGGatcggtcgacgacgcgatcgcCGCAGAGCGGGTCGAGAAGAACATGAGTCTTGCCGAGGGGCTTAAGTCGTACTGGAAGGCCGCGCTCTGGTCACTCGCCATATCTGGGACTATCATCATGGAGG GATACGACACGTCGC TCCTCGGCAACGCGTTCGCCCTGCCTCAGTTCCGCGAAAAGTACGGCTTCTACGCCGGCCCCAAGAAGGGCTACCAACTCAAGGCCTCGTGGCAGACGGCGCTGGGCCAGGCTCCGACCGTCGGCTGCATCAT CGGTATCTTCATCGCGTCGTGGGCGCAGGATCGGTTCGGGTACCGACGTACGCTCCAGGTCtcgctcgtcctcatcaCTGGCTTCATCTTCATTGTCTTCTTTGCGCCGACTGTCGAGGTGCTGTTCGTGGGTGAGCTGCTGTGCGGGCTGCCGTGGGGtgccttctcgtcctcggctgTGGCGTATGCCAGCGACATTACACCCGTGGGGCTCCGTGGCTACCTCACCACT TACGTGACCATGTGTTGGACGTTTGGCAAATACATCAGCGCCGGTGTTGTTTACTCCGTTCAAGGTCGCAAGGACGAGTGGGCCTACAGG ATTCCCTTCGCAGTCCAGTGGGCGTGGCCGATTCCCCTCCTTGTCCTGGTAACCCTCGCCCCCGAGTCGCCGTGGTTCTTGGTgcgcgcaggcaggcacCAAGAGGCCGAGCGCACAGTCGCGCGACTCGCGTCTTCGAACGCGCAGgtcgtccccgccgacgtcgtggccATGATGGTTCGGACGAATCAGATCGAGAAGGACGCGGGTGTCAAAACGTCGCATATCGAGTGCTTCAAGGGCACCAACCTCCGCCGCACTGAAGTCTCCTGCGTGGCGTGGGCGTGCACCGTGCTGTGTGGTTCGGCGCTGTGCTCTCAGCCCACCTATTTCTTCCAGCAAGTGGGCCTCAACACGCAACAGTCGTTCcagctcaacctcggcgtccgcgcCATGTCGGTTCTTGGCGTTGCCGGGTCTTGGGTCATGATCACGTACTTTGGCCGCCGGCCAATGTTCCTCATTGGCCTGTGCATCAACGCGTTGATTgtcctccttgtcggcgtGCTCAGCTTCCCAGCGGATCACCACCCAGCTGCTCGTTACGCCCAAGCCGCTCTCGTCATGGTCTGGGTCTTTGTGTGGGACCTATCCGTAACTGTCACTGCTTACCCCATCGTCGGCGAGACGCCGAGCACTCGCATGCGCGCCAAGACTGTCGGCCTTGCTCGCAACTTTTACAACGTTGTGGGCATTATCGCCGGCATCCTCAACACGTACATGATCaactcgacggcgtggaACTGGCGCAGCAGGGCCGGTTTCTTCTGG TTTGGCACTGGCCTCATCGCCATAGTGTGGACCTACTTTCGGCTGCCAGAGACCAAGGGCAGGTCAtaccgcgagctcgacatccTGTTCGAACGCCGCATCCCAGCACGCAAATTTGGCTCGGCAGTTGTGGATGAGCACGACGAGAAGTAA
- the TFC7_1 gene encoding Transcription factor tau subunit, which produces MKSEQRRTCHLDASMIEAIYICRHGYRANWDDPSITTSVTGTYQDPPLAKRGLEQAQHLALHLTSDRRTPDLLFSSPFYRCLQTIEPLAGLTGLPVHVEAGIGEWYTPVREGTGLLPRPGSAHILQQHLPDITLDAKWTSLHFPDRKGETVEELRVRCDGFVETFIPLVEATYPDAKVVLLMCHAATVIGIGRAVSEGSKPDADTQLVGDCARDIRSPTVSLSEYRRRGGKTVRTASWQQSDPYSRSEGPKVGRVIGQWEHVVNADTSFLPNGAEVNWNFGHVLYEADGSLVKQTGDGRTWTEDDIYPVGPTHPTVGTIK; this is translated from the exons ATGAAGAGTGAGCAGAGGAGGACATGCCATCTCGACGCCAGCATGATTGAAGCGATCTACATCTGTCGCCACGGCTATCGAGCCAACTGGGACGACCCGTCGATAAC GACGTCTGTTACGGGTACATATCAGGACCCCCCG CTGGCGAAGCGTGGGCTCGAGCAGGCACAGCACCTTGCGCTCCACCTTACCTCCGACCGGCGCACCCCTGATCTCCTATTCTCGTCGCCATTTTACCGCTGCCTGCAGACTATCGAGCCACTGGCTGGCTTGACCGGGCTCCCAGTTCACGTTGAGGCGGGAATAGGCGAATGGTACACCCCCGTGCGCGAGGGCACCGGCCTTCTGCCTCGTCCCGGGTCGGCGCACAtcctgcagcagcacctcCCCGACATCACGCTTGACGCTAAATGGACGTCACTCCACTTCCCCGACAGGAAGGGAGAGACAGTCGAGGAGCTCCGGGTGCGCTGCGACGGCTTCGTCGAGACATTCATCCCGCTCGTGGAGGCGACATACCCGGACGCCAAGGTCGTTCTCTTGATGTGCCATGCTGCGACTGTGATTGGTATCGGCCGGGCGGTGAGTGAAGGGAGCAAACCAGATGCTGATACCCAGCTCGTGGGTGACTGTGCCCGCGACATTCGCTCTCCAACCGTCTCACTGTCAGAGtatcgtcgccgaggcgggaAGACTGTGCGGACCGCCAGCTGGCAGCAGTCAGATCCGTACTCACGCAGCGAGGGCCCGAAGGTCGGCCGAGTGATCGGACAGTGGGAGCACGTCGTGAACGCCGACACGTCGTTCCTTCCCaatggcgccgaggtgaaCTGGAAC TTTGGCCATGTGCTGTACGAGGCAGACGGAAGCCTGGTCAAG CAAACCGGAGACGGCAGGACTTGGACCGAGGACGATATCTATCCCGTCGGTCCTACCCACCCGACTGTTGGCACAATCAAGTGA
- the YUC4 gene encoding putative indole-3-pyruvate monooxygenase YUCCA4 yields the protein MSPTAVAEPRNANDVAADLKANAVHFEGQEKPPLADDYMYDFKYNHALPTTDVLGIDIPKEADPVKEATTLTAVLGDILSRGDAKAFADLFLDYGVWRDKLSFTWDYRTFNFRQQILKAASDLFPTTPLSNVHLFTPSPTIERPYPDLSHLQFSVAFDTNVVHGSAVINAVLTQDGWRLWTMHSVAEDLVEFPELPPADGHMTGEISWEKQRAKDDDEICPDVLIIGGGQNGIALAARLKALGVSNLIIEKGETIGEVWRKRYEYLSLHFPHWADHLPYFPYPEHWPTYTPAQKQGLYMEWYTQAMELAVWNSSSVSKAEQDADGNWTVRISKGKAAEARTLNPKHVVMATSLCGLPYTPDIPGMKEWEGGVYRHSTAHDSSRDWVGKKVLVVGTSSSGFDTAYDCARRNIDVTLLQRSPAYIMSLTHSVPRAIGAYEPKDGVRPNLEDVDRLAFSMPVGPGEELGRRNAKVLEDLDKDLLDGLRARGFKTWRGQRGTGNGTLGQTRNGGFYFEAGACEQIINGKIKVEQGYIEQFTKDKVVLSGGREKEYDLVVFATGFSSTLDSVRATLGDAIADRCGPIWGIDEEGEFRSAYKDSGVPNLWMMVGYLPYTRYHSKKVALRLKALLEGVSPAPYTG from the exons ATGTCGCCCACTGCTGTAGCCGAGCCCCGCAACGCGAACGACGTCGCAGCTGACCTGAAGGCCAATGCCGTCCACTTCGAGGGCCAGGAGAAGCcacccctcgccgacgactaCATGTACGATTTCAAGTACAACCATGCTCTCCCGACCACCGACGTACTCGGCATCGACATTCCCAAGGAGGCGGACCCGGTGAAGGAGGCCACTACTCTCACTGCGGTTCTGGGCGACATCCTCTCTCGCGGCGACGCCAAGGCTTTTGCCGACTTGTTCCTTGACTATG GCGTTTGGCGCGACAAGCTCTCGTTCACCTGGGACTACCGGACCTTCAATTTCCGCCAGCAGATCCTCAAGGCCGCCAGCGACCTGTTCCCCACGACTCCGCTCTCCAACGTCCATCTGTTCACCCCATCGCCGACGATTGAGCGGCCGTACCCCGACCTCTCTCATCTCCAGTTCTCTGTCGCTTTCGACACGAACGTTGTTCACGGCTCTGCCGTCATCAATGCCGTCCTCACGCAGGACGGATGGAGGTTGTGGACCATGCActccgtcgccgaggacctggTCGAGTTTCCTGAGCTCCCTCCAGCAGACGGCCACATGACTGGCGAGATCAGCTGGGAGAAGCAACGTGCCAAGGATGACGATGAGATCTGTCCCGACGTCCTCATCATCGGCGGTGGCCAGAA CGGCATCGCACTTGCTGCCCGCCTCAAGGCCTTGGGTGTCTCCAACCTGATCATCGAGAAGGGCGAGACGATTGGCGAGGTCTGGCGCAAACGCTACGAGTACCTCTCGCTCCACTTCCCACACTGGGCTGACCACCTCCCCTACTTCCCCTACCCCGAGCATTGGCCGACGTACACTCCTGCCCAGAAGCAGGGCTTGTACATGGAGTGGTATACCCAGGCGATGGAGCTCGCGGTGTGGAACAGCTCTTCGGTCAgcaaggccgagcaggacGCGGATGGCAACTGGACAGTGCGAATcagcaagggcaaggcggccgaAGCCCGTACCCTCAACCCAAAGCACGTCGTGATGGCGACTTCCCTTTGTGGCCTTCCCTACACGCCGGATATTCCAGGAATGAAGGAATGGGAGGGCGGTGTCTACCGCCATTCGACTGCACACGACAGCTCGCGCGACTGGGTCGGCAAGAAGGTGCTCGTTGTCGGCACCTCGTCATCAGGCTTCGACACGGCTTACGACTGTGCTCGGCGCAACATTGATGTCACGCTCCTGCAGCGCTCGCCAGCGTACATCATGTCGCTCACGCACTCGGTACCCCGCGCCATCGGCGCCTACGAGCCAAAAGACGGCGTCCGCCCCAACCTCGAGGACGTTGACCGTCTTGCCTTCTCCATGCCGGTGGGCcccggcgaggagctgggccgCCGGAATGCAAAGGTGCTCGAAGACCTCGACAAAGACCTCCTCGATGGTCTCAGAGCCCGCGGATTCAAGACCTGGCGTGGACAGCGGGGAACGGGCAACGGTACCCTCGGCCAGACACGCAATGGTGGCTTCTACTTTGAGGCCGGTGCGTGCGAGCAGATCATCAACGGCAAGATCAAGGTCGAGCAAGGCTACATTGAGCAGTTCACCAAGGACAAGGTGGTTCTCTCTGGTGGGCGCGAGAAGGAGTATGATCTGGTCGTCTTCGCCACGGGCTTTTCGAGCACGCTCGATTCGGTGCGCGCGACACTTGgcgacgccatcgccgatCGCTGCGGCCCCATCTGGGGtatcgacgaggagggcgagttCCGCTCGGCATACAAGGACAGTGGCGTGCCCAACCTCTGGATGATGGTCGGCTACCTGCCGTACACGCGCTACCACTCCAAGAAGGTTGCCCTTCGACTCAAGGCTctgctcgagggcgtgtCGCCAGCGCCTTACACGGGGTAG
- the TFC7_1 gene encoding Transcription factor tau subunit, which yields MIEAIYICRHGYRANWDDPSITTSVTGTYQDPPLAKRGLEQAQHLALHLTSDRRTPDLLFSSPFYRCLQTIEPLAGLTGLPVHVEAGIGEWYTPVREGTGLLPRPGSAHILQQHLPDITLDAKWTSLHFPDRKGETVEELRVRCDGFVETFIPLVEATYPDAKVVLLMCHAATVIGIGRAVSEGSKPDADTQLVGDCARDIRSPTVSLSEYRRRGGKTVRTASWQQSDPYSRSEGPKVGRVIGQWEHVVNADTSFLPNGAEVNWNFGHVLYEADGSLVKQTGDGRTWTEDDIYPVGPTHPTVGTIK from the exons ATGATTGAAGCGATCTACATCTGTCGCCACGGCTATCGAGCCAACTGGGACGACCCGTCGATAAC GACGTCTGTTACGGGTACATATCAGGACCCCCCG CTGGCGAAGCGTGGGCTCGAGCAGGCACAGCACCTTGCGCTCCACCTTACCTCCGACCGGCGCACCCCTGATCTCCTATTCTCGTCGCCATTTTACCGCTGCCTGCAGACTATCGAGCCACTGGCTGGCTTGACCGGGCTCCCAGTTCACGTTGAGGCGGGAATAGGCGAATGGTACACCCCCGTGCGCGAGGGCACCGGCCTTCTGCCTCGTCCCGGGTCGGCGCACAtcctgcagcagcacctcCCCGACATCACGCTTGACGCTAAATGGACGTCACTCCACTTCCCCGACAGGAAGGGAGAGACAGTCGAGGAGCTCCGGGTGCGCTGCGACGGCTTCGTCGAGACATTCATCCCGCTCGTGGAGGCGACATACCCGGACGCCAAGGTCGTTCTCTTGATGTGCCATGCTGCGACTGTGATTGGTATCGGCCGGGCGGTGAGTGAAGGGAGCAAACCAGATGCTGATACCCAGCTCGTGGGTGACTGTGCCCGCGACATTCGCTCTCCAACCGTCTCACTGTCAGAGtatcgtcgccgaggcgggaAGACTGTGCGGACCGCCAGCTGGCAGCAGTCAGATCCGTACTCACGCAGCGAGGGCCCGAAGGTCGGCCGAGTGATCGGACAGTGGGAGCACGTCGTGAACGCCGACACGTCGTTCCTTCCCaatggcgccgaggtgaaCTGGAAC TTTGGCCATGTGCTGTACGAGGCAGACGGAAGCCTGGTCAAG CAAACCGGAGACGGCAGGACTTGGACCGAGGACGATATCTATCCCGTCGGTCCTACCCACCCGACTGTTGGCACAATCAAGTGA